Below is a genomic region from Citrobacter tructae.
TATTCGCCAGGGCGGCAAGGTGCTGTGGCAAAATCTGACGTTATCGCTGGCTATCGGGGAACGTATGGGGATTTGCGCACCCAGCGGGACCGGGAAAACCACGCTGGGACGCGTGCTTGCCGGTTGGCAAAAGCCAACTTCCGGTGAAATTTTAGTCGATGATAAACCGTTACCGGTCGGGCAATATTGCCCGGTACAGCTGGTGCCGCAGCACCCTGAACTGACGTTCAACCCCTGGCGGACTACCGGTGATGCGGTGCGGGACGCCTGGCGGCCGGACGCAACAACGCTCTCCCGTTTGCATATCAACCCGGAATGGCTAACTCGCCGACCCGGACAGCTTTCCGGTGGTGAACTGGCGCGTATTGCACTGCTTCGTGCGCTTGACCCTCGCACGCGTTTTCTTATTGCCGATGAAATTACTGCCCAGCTTGACCCTTCTATTCAACTAGATATATGGGCTCTGCTGCTTGAAGAATGCCAGCGTCGCCCATTGGGGATGCTCATCATCAGCCATCAGCAGGCATTGCTTGATCAGATATGTTCGCGAATGCTGCCCTGTCCATAATTGTCCTTTCTCTGTGTTAATGGCTTATCGACGCGGTTGAATGTTGCATAACCGCGTTGATTAATTGGTTATGTTATATTATAACATTTAACTCGCAAACATATTGAGGATGGAATTTTGGCTATTCGTTTGGAAAAACTAGCAGTAGTTCTGGGGATGCTGTTCATCAGTAGTCAGGCGTTGGCTCATGGGCACCATTCCCACGGCGCGCCGATGACCGAAATTGAGCAAAAAGCGTCAGAGGGGGTTTTTGATAATAACAATGTAAAGGACAGGGCGCTGACCGACTGGGATGGAATGTGGCAGTCTGTCTACCCTTATCTGCTGAGCGGCGAACTGGATCCGGTATTTAAGAAAAAAGCCGAGAAGGATAAAAGTAAAACGGCGGAGGAGATTAAAGCTTA
It encodes:
- a CDS encoding ATP-binding cassette domain-containing protein — its product is MLCCRDVVIRQGGKVLWQNLTLSLAIGERMGICAPSGTGKTTLGRVLAGWQKPTSGEILVDDKPLPVGQYCPVQLVPQHPELTFNPWRTTGDAVRDAWRPDATTLSRLHINPEWLTRRPGQLSGGELARIALLRALDPRTRFLIADEITAQLDPSIQLDIWALLLEECQRRPLGMLIISHQQALLDQICSRMLPCP